GACCTGACCTCAGAAGGAATTCATCGTGATTTCAAACCACTGCTGCAAGATCAAGAGGCGGATCATGAAACCCTAACTCGCCGTCTCGCGCTGCTAGACCGTGAATCTATGCGGCAAGTGCTGCTCCAGCGCAATGATATTGCTCCAGAAGAAACAGAAGCTATCCTCAACCAGCTGGAAGAACAGCGCAATCAGGTCTTGATAGAATCCCAAGGACTTGCAGAGCAGGCAAGATATCAAGCAGAAACGCTGTGGTTGAATTTAGAGTCTTACTTGCGGAACACCGGCAAAGAAGAACTGAGTCCCGAAGGCATCAGAGCCGATCTAAAAACGTTGCTGGAGGATCCCCAAGCTGGAGTGGGGGCAATCCAGGCGCGGCTGTCTCGCTTTGACCGCGATACGTTGGTGCAACTGTTGAATCAACGGCAAGATTTGAATGAGGAGCAAATCAATCAGATCATCGGTCAGGTTGAAGAAGGTTGGAGCGGTATTCGGCACGCACCGCAAGCCATGGCGGATAAAGCTAAGGAGCAATATGACCAAGTTACGATGACAATCGCCGATTACCTGCGTAACACTGGCAAGGAAGAACTGAACCCTGAAGGAATTCAGCGCGACTTTAACAGACTGTTTGAAAACCCGAGCCAAGGAGCCACAGCCCTCAGAAGGCGTCTGTCCCAGGTAGATCGGGACACTCTGGTTAAGCTGCTAAGTCAACGCCAAGACTTGAGTGAGGAGCAAGTTAACCAGATTATTAATCAGGTACAGACCTCAATTCAGAATATTGTGCGAGCACCCCGGCGTTTAGCTACTCGGACTCAGGCGAGAGTACAAAACTTCCAAACTAATCTGGAAGCATATCTGCGGAATAGTGGTAAGGAAGAACTCAACCCAGAAGGCATCAAGCGTGACTTGCAATTGTTGTTGCACGATCCACGCGTCGGGGTAGAAAGTTTGAGCGATCGCCTCTCCCATTTCGACCGCTCCACTCTAGTAACTCTGTTACAAGCGCGGGGGGATATGTCTGATGAAGAAGCAACCCGGATTGTGGATCAAGTTTTATCTGTTCGCGATCAGTTTGTCGAACAAGTGCGGGCTATCCAACGCCGCATCCAAGACGTGATCGACGGCGTGTTTGCCAGAATCCGTAATTACCTGAACTCGCTTGACCGTCCTGAACTCAACTACGATGGGATCAAGCGCGATGTCCGCCAATTGTTTGACGATCCCCAAGCGGGATTTGAATCCTTGCGCGATCGCCTTTCTTCATTCAACCGTGATACCCTGGTTGCTGTAATGAGCTCCCGCGAGGATATCTCAGAAGAAGACGCCAACCGGATCATCGACCAAGTTGAACGGGCGCGTAATAGCGTGCTACAAAGAGCAGAACGTATACAGCACGAAGCACAACGGCGACTGGAAGAAGTGAAGTTGCAAGCTCAGCGGCAAGCAGAAGAAACCAGAAAAGCCGCAGCCTCAGCTGCATGGTGGTTGTTTGGTACGGCGATTGTCTCCGCATTTTTCTCGGCAGTAGCAGGAGCCCTCGCTGTAGCTACTTAAGGGTCTAAAAGATTTCTCCGCTAACTTACAAATTGGAGCCTCTCGGGTGAGAGGCTTTTTTTTACGCGGATAAAGACTGAACTGGCTGTTATATCAAATCCGGTTAATTGCCCATAATTTAGTAGCCCTCACCCCGCCTTCGGCACCCCTCTCCCAAGCTTGGGAGAGGGGCAGGGGGTGAGGGAGAGATATTACGGTCATTTCAGCGGACATGATATTACCAATTTTGGATTGAGAAATCCTTGTAGCAATTTGTAGCCTAGCTAAAGCAAAACGGTAGCATAATTAACCCGTCTGTCAGAGGCGCAAAAGGGCAGCCAAGTATTATATTGGACGCTACACAGAAGATTTGCCAGAGCTAGAGGCAGGGGAGGAGTTATGCATGAAGTATCCGAAGAGCATGCAAAGCTCGCAGAGGAACATGCGATCGTCTCAGAGGAACATGGGAAGTCAACAGAGGAGTGTGGAAAAGCTATACAGCGGATGGGTGAGCAGCGTAAACGTGGAAATTTAATAGAAGAATATGGTCTAGCTGTACAAAAGCACGCCCAGGCTTCACTAGAACACGCCAAGAATGCACAGAAGCAAGATGGGAACTCAACTGAGGAGTTTGTGAAGGCTTCACAGGAACACGCTCAGGAATCACAGCAGCAGCTAAAGGCACTAAAGGAGTGTGGCAAGGTACTCAAGGAGCGAATCAACAAAAATAGGAAAATTCTGGACGAACGAGCATCTAATTCAGGACTCTAAGTATGGCATGTGGCTTAGTAGCATACTGGCGATCGCACTCTGGTGAACTCTCTGATGGGGAGACAAACTTTACTAAATCACAAAATGCTGAGGTAGGTCTGCTCAGAGTTCATTGGTAAAATCCGCAACTGGCGGTTTTTCAGATCGGGTTCCAGTCCCAGAACTTCCATTGGTGTTACACCTAACAGGGCATACGGTACTTCTGTCAGTTCTAAACAATCAAAAGTACCTTGGCGAGCGTAAATACGTAGGTCAACATCCCGAAAAATTCGTCCCTGCTGGACTCCAGCGGTCGTCTCTACGCTTGCTTCGCCCCCCTGGACTAACCCCAGCTGACTGATAATGGCAGCAGGTAAACACAACAAAGTTGCTCCCGTATCGACTAAGACATTAGTCAAGGTGCAAGAGCGAACCTCAACTGGGATGAAGCCTTGCTCTGCCAAAACTTGATCGATCCGGTTAGTTACGGTGAGGGTAACAATTACTTGCCCCATCTGCTTAGGTTGAAGATTTGGCACTACAAGTTTACCCACTTTAAGCCACCTCTTAAGCTTTACGGCTTATTTTTTCTATCACTATTGGGCGTGCTAACTTCTGACAATACCAATTTAACGGATAGCAAGTGGTACTAGCGGCATTGCCTTAGCAGTCGAATCAAAACTGCACCGATCAACAATCCCCCAGCCTGTGCCCAGTAGGCGATGCTAAATGGGTTAACGCCACCAGCAATGTTCAAGCTGCCAATACTGTAAAACACTTGTTGCACAAACCACCAAACTAGGTAGAACAGTGCTGGTAATTCGATGGGTATAAAGACAATAATGAGTGGCAGAATTGTGTCAATTTTTGCTTTAGGAAAACTAACAAAGTACGCTCCTAAAACACCTGCGATCGCTCCATTTGCCCCAATCAATGGCACCGTCAGCGTTAGTTCAACTATAATTTGCACTGCACCTGTAAGGACACCACACAGTAGGTAGAACAAAAGAAACTGTCCATGTCCTAGAAGATCTTCAACATTCTTGCCAAAAACCCAGAGAAATAGCAGGTTGCCCAAAATCTGTCCAAAACTGCTGTGGAGAAACATTCCCCATAGCAGCGAACTAGAAACGAGTACCCAAGCTACCCAAGTAGCTGGGTTCCCTGACGTTAAAGCGTCCGCTGTTACTGCACAAATTCGCGCTGGAACTACACCCCAACTATTGACAACATCCCCCAATTGTCCACTAACTTCTAGTTTCAGTTCCCAAAGGAACAAGGCAATATTTATCCCGATCAGCAAATAATTAACAATCGGTTTCCTAAAACTAGGAACATTATCACTAATGGGAATCATATTTCGCTCAGGGATTATCAATATAGCCTAACCCCTAACCCCTAACCCCTAACTCCTATTCATAATCCCATCACTGCCCGATAGTGAGCTTCAATTGCCGGAACTGTTTGAGACTTACGGTGGACATCCCACTGGCTACGGTTAAATAGTTCTTGCCGCAAGCTATCCACATCGATGGTTTTAACCTTGCCATCAGCAACAATTTGTTTACCATTGACCCAAACAAAGTTGACTGCCTCGGTGGGACGGCCAAGAATTAGTAAGCCAATCGGATCGGTTCGGGGCAGCAAGGACAAACTGGTAAGGTCATAAAGTACCAGATCGGCTTTCTTACCTACAGTGATGGAACCTAGCTGTTCTGCTAAATTCAGTCCTTTTGCACCACCAAGTGATGCCATTTCTACCGCCTGACCGGGCGCGATCCAGTGGCGGTAATCAGGATCGGTGATGTTGTGCAAAATAGAGCCAATTTTAATTGCTTCTAGTAAGTCTTGCGAGTCATTACTAGATGCCCCATCACAACCAAAAGTAACATTGACTCCAGCTTGACGATATTTCAAAATTGGGGCGATGCCGCTGCCTAAGCGCAGGTTGCTAAGCGGATTGTGAACGACTGTGGATTGGGTTTCTGCCAAGATGGCAATATCGGTATCATTTAACCAGACACAATGAGCTAAGGAAGTGCGATCGCTCAGATAACCGATCCGTTTAAGATGTTCAACAGCACTACAGCCATACTTTTCTTGAGCTAGCTGTTTTTGGGCCTTGGTTTCGAGGAGGTGGGCATGGCGACAGAGATTGTGGCGATCGCTCAACTCAATACATCCCTCAAACAGTGCATCCGAACACAGTTGAATTCCGGTTGGGGCAACTAAAATATTAATGCCTTCATCTGGACGGTGAAACTGAGATACCACCTCCGCCATTAGGTCCAGCGTGGCAACAGTTGAGCGAAAGTAAGGTTCATGATTCTTTTCTGATTCACCCGCTGGCATCCCAGCACTGAGTGATTCATCTTGAATCAGGGGACCGATAAAGGCGCGAATCCCGACTTCTCTATAAGCGCGCACAGCTGCTGCAACTGTTTCTAGTTCCCGTCCAGGAATTAAAACTAAGTGATCGACAACACTCGTTCCCCCAGAAAGTAGTGTTTCCACTGCTGTTCCCAAAGCGCTGAGATAAACTTGCTCTGGATCGAGGGGCGAGAAGTCGTAGAGTTCGGCGATCCATAACTCTAGGGGAACTGGTGGAATCAGCCCCCGCTGCCACATTTCTGAAGAATGGGTATGGGCATTAACAAAACCAGGTAGTAATAATTTGTTTTTACCGTCAATTGCTGTACCGCTAACTTGTAACTGGGGTTCAATGGCAGTAATCTTTTCATCTTCAATCTGTACATCTACAGTTTCGTAACTGCGATCAATAGGAATTAAAACGTTTTGAATAGTAAAGCTCACGAATTTATCCTTTGCTGAAGCGTTACATTAATGTCGTCAAAGGGACTTTTATAGGAAAATGACTGATTCTTCTCCTGCGGCAGCGGTCTTCCCAGATTCCATTTTGAGCCAGTTTGGATCTGCTTCAGCTAACATTTGGCACTTTTGTGTAGCGAGCGGTAAAACCATCAGTCAGTGTAAACAATTCATAAATACTATTGACAAAATCTAAAGCTTATGAATGAAAGTTTAAGAACCTTGGGAACTCCGCCGAATGCCTGGGCAGTAAATGAAGCGATCGCAGATATCACTCGTCCTCCCCTTGAGCCCCAAATAATTACCTTAGCAAGTGAAACCAAGAAATTGCACTTGGACTTGGCAAAAGCTGCCATCCTGGTGATTGATATGCAAAACGATTTCTGTCATCCAGATGGTTGGTTAGCGCATATTGGCGTAGATGTTACACCAGCCCGTACTCCCATCAGTCCCCTAAAAACTCTGTTACCAGTTCTTCGAACTTTCGGTGTACCAGTGATTTGGTTAAATTGGGGCAACCGTCCCGACTTAATGAATATTAGCGCTGGCGTGCATCACGTCTACAACCCTACAGGCACAGGTGTAGGACTAGGCGACCCCCTGCCCAGCAATGGTGCTAAGGTACTAATGGCAGGTAGCTGGGCATCCGCCGTGGTGGATGAACTGGAACAACTACCACAAGATATGCGGGTCGATAAATACCGGATGAGTGGATTTTGGGATACTCCCTTGGATAGCATATTGCGTAATTTGGGAAGAACCACACTTTTCTTTGCTGGTGTCAATGCCGATCAGTGTGTGATGGCGACGCTGCAAGATGCAAATTTTTTAGGATATGACTGTGTATTAGTCAAAGACTGTACCGGCACAACTTCTCCAGAGTATTGCTGGCAAGCAACACTCTACAACGTGAACCAGTGCTTTGGCTTTATCGCCGATTCTAATGCCATACTAGATGCACTTAAATCCAGTTAAGTAAGGCAGGCAATATTTTAAAAACTCCTCCCCTGCTTCCCCTGTGGTCATCAACAAAGGTATTTAACTGCTGACAATACTATGGACGCTTCTCATTGTGTAATTCCCGTTGCCAAATCTCCCCAGGATTATCAAGCTTTTCGCATTAGTCCTGGTGATACTAATAGATTAGCCATCGTATTTGATCCAGCAACTGCTAATATTTCCCTGACCGTTTGCGTAGAGATTTTTGATGTGGGCGGTAAGACTCCCCCTAATCGACATCAATGGGCGGTGGAAATGTTTTTCATCCTGAAAGGGGAAGGTAGAGCAACTTGTGATGGCAAGACGGTAGTAATTCAGTCAGGGGACAGTATTTTAGTGCCTCCCACTGGGACACATGTGATTGAAAATACGGGTTCCAGTCGCTTGTATGCCTTGTGTATTATGGTGCCAAATGAAGACTTTGCCGAACTGATTCGCAGTGGCACGCCAGTAGAATTAGATCAGGAGGATATCGCTGTTTTGCGTCGCTTACCTGCATCAGTCCTATGTTAGCGGTGCGTCCCAAAGAAATAGCATCGATGCTGACGCGCGATCGCGTGCGGCTGGATGCAGATATTTACCGCCCTGATGCGAAAGGTGAATTCCCAGTGTTGCTGATGCGACAACTAGCTGGGAGAGCGATCGCTTCCACTGTGGTTTATGCCCATCCGAGTTGGTACGCCGCCCATGGCTACATTGTGGTAATTCAGGATGTACGTGGGCGAGGCACATCTGAGGGTGAATTTAAGTTATTTATCCACGAAATTGAGGACGGCGAGGACACCGTAAATTGGGCAGCTAATTTACCCGGTAGTACTGGACAAGTGGGGATGTATGGATTTTCATATCACGGACTGACTCAGCTGTATGCCGCAGTAACCCATCCACCTGCCCTTGAGACAATTTGCCCGGCGATGATTGGGTATAACTTATATACCGATTGGGTTTATGAAGGAGGAGCCTTCTGTCTGCAAACCAATCTCAGTTGGGCAATTCAGCTGGCAGCAGAAACAGCGCGGTTACAGGGTGATGTCGCTGCCCATTACACACTCTACGCCGCTGCCAAGGATATGCCGCTATACGATCAAGTTCCCAGCTTGAATGAGTGCTTGAGAAAATTTGCGCCGAATGCCTTTTATCACGAGTGGCTCGAACATTCAAAACCAGATGAATACTGGGAGCAGATTTCTCCCAAACGTCACCTGCAAGAAGTTGACTTGCCCATGTTCCACATTGGGGGATGGTTTGACACTTACCTACGCGGAACCCTGAATTTATATAAGGATATGTTAGTGCGCTCTGGTGAGCGCCAACAGCTGGTAGTCGGGCCGTGGGCGCATCTGCCTTGGTGCCGCAAAGTAGGTGCTGTTGATTATGGACCAGAGGCAATAAGTCCTATAGATAGGATGCAACTGCGATGGTTCGATCAGTTTCTCAAAGGCAAAGATACTGGGCTGTTGTACGAGCAGCCTGTCTACCTATTTGAGATGGGCAGTAACCGCTGGCGAAAATTTGACAGTTGGCCTAGTCCTATACAAATACCTTACTTTTTGTCAAGTACCGGTATTGCCAGTATGCGGGAAGATTCAGGCACTCTAGTAACAGAATCAATCCAAAATCAAAGTCGCTCGTTGGCGAGTGTAAAGGTTCCACCCAAACTCCAAAATTCATTTGATGTGTTGGTTCACGACCCTTGGCAACCCGTTCCAGCTCTAGGTGGTCATGCGGCGGTGCCAGCTGGACCATTTGAGCGATCGCATATAGATTGTCGTTCAGATGTTTTGACGTATACTACTGAACAGTTAGCGGTGGACCTGCATTTAGCGGGTGATGTGGCAGTTGAAATCTGGTGTAGCGCTGATACGCCTAGTCATGACTTGTGTGCGGTGCTGTCCGAGGTGCGAGCAGATGGGAGTGTTTACAATCTGACGCAGGGTTACGTTAATGTTGACTCTAGTCAGCATCAACCGCTGCGAGTTTCGCTTCAGGCAACTTGTGTCCGAATTGTCAAAGGTAATGCCTTGCGCCTAAGTTTGAGTGCAGCTTGTTTTCCTGCTTATCCGATGAATCCAGCCACAGGGTCACCACTGGGTAGCACGCGCTTGATGGATGCTCAAATTGTCACATTGACGGTTAATTCGGGAGGCGATTACCCTTCGCAAGTTTTGTTACCTGTAGTCTCACCCTCTTAAGAGATATGTGTTGCCATACCAAATGGTGCAATGCGTTCTCCTGATGCAGCTTGGATAAAACTAGAACGATGGAACACGCTGTCGGAAGAAAAACAGGAAAAATTTGCTCCTATCAGTCCTGATTTTGTAGTGGAACTGCGTTCACCTAGCGACAGCTTGAAAGTTCTGCAAGCAGATGCAAGAGTATATTGATAAAGATGTCAAACTTGGGTGGCTGATTGATCGCAAACAGAAGAAAGTCTATATTTATCGTCCCGGTACGCCAGTCGAGTGTTTGGAAAATCCCCTACACTCAGCGGCGATCCCGTGCTACCTGGATTTATCTTGGATTTGAACAAAATTTGGTAAGTCTTTTGTGACGATAACGGTGAGGTGTAGAGGCGATGACCTACCTTGCATTGCTCGTTGCTTCACGAAAACTTTACACAAAATTTAAATAACCAGTGGTTATTTAAAGAACCAGTAAAAAAACACCGCTCAGCAATTTTTTTATATAAAGTTCTTGTATAGTAAGCTTCAAGTTAATAAAAGTTAAATTCAGCAATTATAAAGTTAAGTTAATATGTCAATCTGACAACTTATAGGAGCAAGCTGTTAATCAATGACTTTCATAGGAGCTTGGCTTACCTGAGAGAACAGGTTCTAACCTTGTTTCCTGCTACAGAAGTTATTAGACTGGTCTGTGCCCAGTTTTCAGCTCGGACTATATTAGCTTAAATTGATACTCATTTCCATTACCTGCTAAAGGTTAACCAGGGATGAGCTAATCGTCATTCAAATTTCTAGAACAATCCACGTCATGATTAGGGTTTATTTAGCGCACAGATTATGCAAATAAATTGAATGCACATTAGCTATGACACCCATTCAAGTAGCTGCTCTCGAAAAGTTTCTTGCCAACAATGACTTTGAGTACTGCGACTACAATGAGGAATTCGGCATAGTCGCCTACAGCCTGAGTGTAGGTGACTGGACAATGGAGGTTGCCTACGGCGACGAGTGCTACTACCGCTTGTTTAATGATGTCACTGAGGAGTCTAACTGTGAAGAGTTCACTCAGATATCTGAAGTAATGACTGAGTACAATAGGTTGTATCGTTTAAAGCAATAATGATTCGAGCAAGGCACACAGGAACAAACCGTAACTTTCAGAATTAGCGATCACCCGTTTCACCTGGTATAAGAGTCACGAATCATTGTCCTGGTCTCCATAGGTTGGTAACTTACGAATTAGTTCCCTCAATAAATCTGTTTTGGTTCTTTGAGTTTGTTGGCAGTAAGTTTCGAGTGCTTTCATTTCCAGCTCCGAAACCTTAAAGGTAATCCATTGCTTTGGTTTCTTAGACACGTTTAATATAGATGAAAAACATACGCAGTCACTGTTCTAGGGTAACATGGAGTTTTAGTCAGTACTAAATGTAGTTTCCTAAAAGTTTGCACAAGGTTTAATGTAGCAAGTGCGAATAGGAACATCCTTGTACTTTGGTATTGCAGGGTAAAGCAGAATCTAGAACTTGATTGTATTAATCGAATAAAGCTAAAAAACATCTTACGGTGTAATTACGCTAGATATTGCCACAGTTACAAACTTCTCACCTCTACTCAATTCATTTCAGGTAGAGACTGACGTATTTTATATGCTGATTAGCCAATAGCAGCAGCGGGAACTGTGGCTATCGTAGTTTAAGACTCTGTTGCTTAGGCATCGCCTGCTTTCCTTTCTTTTTTCTAACTTAGTTTAATTAAAAATGCTCTACTTTAATGGAGAACGTCTTTGACTTTTCCAAAACTAATTATGCAACCACTCTGTTTCCGATCGCGTTTGGATAAATGTATAACTTCACGTATAAGTTGTATAAGTTGTATATTTTAGGTGCTTCTTGGGTAATGTTATAGGTGTGTTGATCTGCTTGACTGACAAAACTAAGAAGCTGGAAAGCGTCTGAGGACGGTGAATTCACGCTCGAAGGAATCATTGTGTTGTCGCTTGGAAGCAAGGGCAGGTTGAGGGTCATGCAAACTTGAGAGGCACCGATAAACCTGAATCTTCCATTGGTGGGTGATGGCGAGGCGAATCCAATTCCAACCAATTTTCAGATAACTCATGCCCCGATTCGAGTGAGTATCGACTTGGCGACGCTTGCCCGACGCGACCACCTGCACTCCTTGCAGCACCAGAAACAGCATGGTCAAGGCAATCACCCCGCATAAGTGCGAGAGGGCAAACTTGTCCCGCAACCTGGAGGCTTCGAGATTGAATCCGTTCGACTTGAGATCCAAAAAGGATTGCTCGACCTGAAACCGGAGTCGGTATTGAGCAAACGTTTGCAAGTTCGTCCATCGCTCACAATCGTCCAATCCTCGCCACTGGGCTTGTCATGGGCAAACGCTAGGTAAACGTTGGGGTAGGGTTTGGTTTTACCCACCGACACCATCGGCGTAAAATAAGCTTGTCCGGGCTGCAACGGGATGGACGACACTTTGCGCCATTGTCCTTGGTACTGAAACTGAAATGAACGTTTAATCCGAATCCGAAAATGCCAACTCAGATTCTCTCGGAGGTACTTCATCAGTTTGCCATCGGCGAAGCCCCGGTCTGCCAGCAGGACAATTGCTACCCCATCGGGCAGGATTGTTTGAGCTTGTCGCAGGACCCGCTGAATCGTCCATAACCGGACGGTGCTGCTGGAGTGTGCCACCACTCGCCAAGCAATGGGAACGGTTCTGCCTCGATCCACCACGCCCACCCACACGATGCAAAAACAATTCCATACCACCGTCGTGTCCAGGCTCAAATACAGCCGTTTCTGGCTCCACTCAGACAGGGCTTGCTCAATCAGGGCATGATGAGCGGCAATGACATTAATGCGTCGATTTGACAACCAACGCCGAAACCGTCTCTGATGCGACTGCGCGACTTGAGCTCGGCTAATCACATACACGCCAAACCCGCCCAGATGCACGTTCTGGCTTTGAATCATCCCTATCATCATCCAGCAGAGCGTTTGTAAGTGCCGCGCATCTTGCCATTGAATCTCACATTGACTCAGATATTGCGACAACGCATCATAGAGACGGGAAGTAGGAGCCATTGATTTTGCTGTTAGGTGTGGTAACTTTCCAGCTTAAACCAGGCTCTGCTTCCCTCCTAGCTTGACTTTCGACCTCAACATCTTTTGTCAGATACCGTCTTGTTTTGGCAACCTATTTAGGGATTTTTTCATAAGTACAATAACTGTCTTATTCTCAAGCAGCAACAGTTGCAAGTGGCTTACCGTAATCAGGGTCGAAAGGTTTTCCTGACTTGAGGACTCCAAATGCTAAATGTAGTAATTTTCGCATCACGGCTCCTACTGCAACCATTTTGGTCTTGCCACGTCTCAACAGGCGTTCCCAGAGGTCATGTAAAATCGGATTACATTGAGCAGCTGTTAAAGCAGGCATGAACAAAGCCTTGCGAAGTCTAGAGTTACCGATGCGCGAAAGACTTGTCTTGCCTCTTACAGAAGTGCCACTTGTGCGCTCACGCGGTGTCAGCCCACTATAGGCAGCCAATTGACGGGCGCTTTCAAAGGTAGTCACACTACCAATTTCTGCCAAGATGCTGGCAGCGGTTTGCTCTCCCACACCTGGAATTGAAGTGAGCAAATCGCGTTGGGCTCTCAAGTTTGTATGCTGCTTGAAGTGAGTATGAATCAATTGCCGTGTCTTGCCGAGCTCGTTCTCTAAAAACTGAATGTGGCTTGAAATCGACGCTTGTACATCTGGGTTATCAGTGACATCTAAACGGTTCTTCTCCTGTTGTAGCATTTGATTGAGCGATTCGAGTCGCCGCATGATTGCCTGTAGTTGCTCAATCTCAGCAGCAGGTGGACTCCAGCTAGGCGGATGCAGTGCGGCGCAAAACCGAGCAATGACTCCAGCATCTACCTTGTCTGTTTTGGTTCGCGTCATTTCACTGATAGCAAATCCCTTTACTCGGCTGGGATTGACTAGACTCACCGTTTGTTCCTGCTCGTAGAAGTATCGTGCTAAGGCGCTGCCATAACTCCCTGTAGCCTCCATACAAGCGTGCACTTTAGTGATTCCTTGTCTTGATAGCCAATTTAAAAGTTCTTGATACCCCTCTAGATTGTTCCCTAATGCTTTTGGTTTACTCTTGCCGTTTGGTAGGAGTAAACAAACATGCACTTTACTCTTACCAACATCAATCCCTAAAACCGCTGTTTCCATATAGTCTTGTTCCCTTACATCCTGAGTTAACCACAGGTGACTGGCTCTCAACTACACTTGTGTATGCAAGCTCTACTATTGTTACAGTTGCTTTAGATACCGTCCAGATTTAGAGAATCCAATCAGATTGAGGTGACAACGGTCTTTATCTGACAACCAAGCTGTAG
This window of the Chroococcidiopsis sp. CCMEE 29 genome carries:
- a CDS encoding amidohydrolase, with amino-acid sequence MSFTIQNVLIPIDRSYETVDVQIEDEKITAIEPQLQVSGTAIDGKNKLLLPGFVNAHTHSSEMWQRGLIPPVPLELWIAELYDFSPLDPEQVYLSALGTAVETLLSGGTSVVDHLVLIPGRELETVAAAVRAYREVGIRAFIGPLIQDESLSAGMPAGESEKNHEPYFRSTVATLDLMAEVVSQFHRPDEGINILVAPTGIQLCSDALFEGCIELSDRHNLCRHAHLLETKAQKQLAQEKYGCSAVEHLKRIGYLSDRTSLAHCVWLNDTDIAILAETQSTVVHNPLSNLRLGSGIAPILKYRQAGVNVTFGCDGASSNDSQDLLEAIKIGSILHNITDPDYRHWIAPGQAVEMASLGGAKGLNLAEQLGSITVGKKADLVLYDLTSLSLLPRTDPIGLLILGRPTEAVNFVWVNGKQIVADGKVKTIDVDSLRQELFNRSQWDVHRKSQTVPAIEAHYRAVMGL
- a CDS encoding rhomboid family intramembrane serine protease, which gives rise to MIPISDNVPSFRKPIVNYLLIGINIALFLWELKLEVSGQLGDVVNSWGVVPARICAVTADALTSGNPATWVAWVLVSSSLLWGMFLHSSFGQILGNLLFLWVFGKNVEDLLGHGQFLLFYLLCGVLTGAVQIIVELTLTVPLIGANGAIAGVLGAYFVSFPKAKIDTILPLIIVFIPIELPALFYLVWWFVQQVFYSIGSLNIAGGVNPFSIAYWAQAGGLLIGAVLIRLLRQCR
- a CDS encoding cupin domain-containing protein, with product MDASHCVIPVAKSPQDYQAFRISPGDTNRLAIVFDPATANISLTVCVEIFDVGGKTPPNRHQWAVEMFFILKGEGRATCDGKTVVIQSGDSILVPPTGTHVIENTGSSRLYALCIMVPNEDFAELIRSGTPVELDQEDIAVLRRLPASVLC
- a CDS encoding IS110 family transposase; amino-acid sequence: METAVLGIDVGKSKVHVCLLLPNGKSKPKALGNNLEGYQELLNWLSRQGITKVHACMEATGSYGSALARYFYEQEQTVSLVNPSRVKGFAISEMTRTKTDKVDAGVIARFCAALHPPSWSPPAAEIEQLQAIMRRLESLNQMLQQEKNRLDVTDNPDVQASISSHIQFLENELGKTRQLIHTHFKQHTNLRAQRDLLTSIPGVGEQTAASILAEIGSVTTFESARQLAAYSGLTPRERTSGTSVRGKTSLSRIGNSRLRKALFMPALTAAQCNPILHDLWERLLRRGKTKMVAVGAVMRKLLHLAFGVLKSGKPFDPDYGKPLATVAA
- a CDS encoding aspartyl protease, producing the protein MGQVIVTLTVTNRIDQVLAEQGFIPVEVRSCTLTNVLVDTGATLLCLPAAIISQLGLVQGGEASVETTAGVQQGRIFRDVDLRIYARQGTFDCLELTEVPYALLGVTPMEVLGLEPDLKNRQLRILPMNSEQTYLSIL
- a CDS encoding CocE/NonD family hydrolase, whose amino-acid sequence is MLAVRPKEIASMLTRDRVRLDADIYRPDAKGEFPVLLMRQLAGRAIASTVVYAHPSWYAAHGYIVVIQDVRGRGTSEGEFKLFIHEIEDGEDTVNWAANLPGSTGQVGMYGFSYHGLTQLYAAVTHPPALETICPAMIGYNLYTDWVYEGGAFCLQTNLSWAIQLAAETARLQGDVAAHYTLYAAAKDMPLYDQVPSLNECLRKFAPNAFYHEWLEHSKPDEYWEQISPKRHLQEVDLPMFHIGGWFDTYLRGTLNLYKDMLVRSGERQQLVVGPWAHLPWCRKVGAVDYGPEAISPIDRMQLRWFDQFLKGKDTGLLYEQPVYLFEMGSNRWRKFDSWPSPIQIPYFLSSTGIASMREDSGTLVTESIQNQSRSLASVKVPPKLQNSFDVLVHDPWQPVPALGGHAAVPAGPFERSHIDCRSDVLTYTTEQLAVDLHLAGDVAVEIWCSADTPSHDLCAVLSEVRADGSVYNLTQGYVNVDSSQHQPLRVSLQATCVRIVKGNALRLSLSAACFPAYPMNPATGSPLGSTRLMDAQIVTLTVNSGGDYPSQVLLPVVSPS
- a CDS encoding isochorismatase family cysteine hydrolase, whose translation is MNESLRTLGTPPNAWAVNEAIADITRPPLEPQIITLASETKKLHLDLAKAAILVIDMQNDFCHPDGWLAHIGVDVTPARTPISPLKTLLPVLRTFGVPVIWLNWGNRPDLMNISAGVHHVYNPTGTGVGLGDPLPSNGAKVLMAGSWASAVVDELEQLPQDMRVDKYRMSGFWDTPLDSILRNLGRTTLFFAGVNADQCVMATLQDANFLGYDCVLVKDCTGTTSPEYCWQATLYNVNQCFGFIADSNAILDALKSS